Proteins encoded together in one Lepus europaeus isolate LE1 chromosome 13, mLepTim1.pri, whole genome shotgun sequence window:
- the LOC133772345 gene encoding uncharacterized protein LOC133772345 — protein MAIKDLITGTNSTSASSDPRMHGSVSLIILLYEIMQLQTSIRGCKGNHYAVTVINDGAEIACFFPPNNPGAQGLRGLNTVAKETDDIPNGTKGKKMNSLSLPFTLFRLPKNGGRGRCGERAFTQSLRCVSPAFVPWKLSLHNTLAPGGSASKGTGARGSPPSPRRARRCSVPRRRVGAGVGEGRLPPRRFQRWSSPRARGSSLHPGIYFFSFSFFIIIIIIIIFETPRYLPSGFKRAPLRLGRECFRRAGWRIARKGDLPRPSGSPQLGPRPPTLSPSLPPCPLLGPGIPSLVERVHRGHPKGFGTPSSQACAASREKGVRAGRTAGQAERPLYPVAGSPAACKRRPRSSARACRDPKGGESVRSFASAPREFGPKAPGRGPELPAAARPRPGGPARVPGALRCPGSQGHAPRACVGLGNPDRRGRVQHKAPRALPRERHPLGGVSPHLSAQNPAFPASRHKTDRVPARLSGRERAGRERLLQAPEQPLPALGPGQGLVDPRTGPRPDPVHYGTQG, from the exons aTGGCGATCAAAGATTTAATAACC GGGACAAACAGTACTTCGGCTTCCTCTGACCCCAGAATGCACGGCTCGGTTTCATTGATCATCCTCCTTTATGAGATAATGCAATTACAAACATCAATAAGGGGCTGCAAGGGGAATCATTATGCGGTGACAGTGATAAATGACGGTGCAGAAATAGCATGCTTTTTCCCCCCTAACAATCCCGGAGCCCAGGGGCTCCGGGGGCTGAACACAGTCGCCAAGGAAACAGATGACATCCCAAACggcaccaaaggaaaaaaaatgaacagtctttctttgcctttcactcTTTTCCGTCTTCCAAAGA atggggggcgggggcggtgcgGAGAACGCGCATTTACACAGTCTCTGCGTTGTGTCTCCCCCGCTTTTGTCCCGTGGAAACTGAGTCTCCACAACACACTGGCGCCTGGCGGGTCGGCCAGTAAAGGGACGGGTGCGCGTGGCTCGCCTCCATCTCCCCGCCGTGCCAGACGCTGCTCCGTGCCAAGGCGAAGGGTGGGAGCAGGCGTCGGCGAGGGGCGTTTGCCGCCGCGCCGGTTTCAGAGATGGAGTTCTCCAAGGGCGCGGGGGTCGTCCCTCCATCCAGGaatctatttcttttccttttctttctttattattattattattattattatttttgaaacccCGAGGTACCTTCCAAGTGGCTTTAAGAGGGCCCCG cTCCGCCTTGGGAGAGAATGTTTCAGACGCGCTGGCTGGCGGATCGCGCGGAAAGGGGACCTCCCCCGCCCTTCCGGCAGCCCCCAGCTCGGGCCCCggccccccaccctctctccctccctccctccctgccccttgcTGGGCCCTGGGATTCCCAGCCTCGTGGAGAGGGTGCACCGTGGCCACCCTAAGGGCTTCGGGACGCCGAGCAGCCAGGCGTGCGCGGCGTCACGGGAGAAGGGAGTGAGGGCAGGAAGAACGGCCGGCCAGGCGGAGCGCCCCCTCTATCCTGTTGCAGGTTCTCCTGCGGCGTGCAAACGCCGACCCCGGAGCTCCGCGAGGGCCTGCCGGGATCCGAAAGGAGGGGAAAGTGTGCGGAGCTTTGCAAGTGCGCCGAGGGAGTTCGGGCCTAAAGCGCCCGGCAGAGGCCCAGAGCTCCCCGCTGCGGCTcgcccccgccccgggggccCTGCCCGAGTTCCAGGTGCCCTCCGGTGCCCAGGCTCTCAGGGGCACGCTCCCAGGGCCTGCGTGGGCCTCGGGAATCCGGACAGACGTGGCAGAGTCCAGCACAAAGCACCCCGAGCGCTTCCGAGGGAAAGACACCCCCTTGGAGGTGTCTCTCCACACCTTTCCGCCCAGAACCCGGCCTTTCCGGCGTCCAGACACAAAACCGACCGCGTCCCAGCTCGACTTTCAGGTCGGGAGAGAGCAGGACGTGAGAGGCTACTGCAGGCGCCcgagcagcccctccctgctctgggccCGGGGCAGGGTCTCGTCGATCCACGCACTGGGCCCAGGCCGGACCCTGTGCACTACGGGACCCAGGGGTAG